In Lates calcarifer isolate ASB-BC8 linkage group LG15, TLL_Latcal_v3, whole genome shotgun sequence, one genomic interval encodes:
- the apoc4 gene encoding apolipoprotein C-IV isoform X1, producing MMQTKVLVFGLILLTQACGPLLAQTPAPEQTDSPGLLQRLVERARAAKAKVQDMGGTALGFFGAYYEDHIQPVTGSYADWVSDVRGSMWEKIQTAVDNYMPFRATNATDPQSKN from the exons ATG ATGCAGAcaaaagtgcttgtttttggtCTCATCTTACTAACACAAG CATGTGGGCCACTTTTGGCCCAGACACCGGCTCCAGAACAAACTGACTCTCCTGGACTACTGCAGAGGCTGGTGGAGAGGGCCAG GGCAGCAAAAGCTAAAGTCCAGGATATGGGGGGAACGGCACTAGGCTTTTTTGGTGCTTACTATGAAGACCACATCCAACCAGTGACTGGCAGCTATGCTGACTGGGTCTCTGATGTCAGAGGGTCCATGTGGGAGAAGATCCAGACAGCCGTTGACAACTACATGCCATTTAGAGCAACAAATGCCACTGATCCACAATCTAAAAACTAA
- the apoc4 gene encoding apolipoprotein C-IV isoform X2 codes for MQTKVLVFGLILLTQACGPLLAQTPAPEQTDSPGLLQRLVERARAAKAKVQDMGGTALGFFGAYYEDHIQPVTGSYADWVSDVRGSMWEKIQTAVDNYMPFRATNATDPQSKN; via the exons ATGCAGAcaaaagtgcttgtttttggtCTCATCTTACTAACACAAG CATGTGGGCCACTTTTGGCCCAGACACCGGCTCCAGAACAAACTGACTCTCCTGGACTACTGCAGAGGCTGGTGGAGAGGGCCAG GGCAGCAAAAGCTAAAGTCCAGGATATGGGGGGAACGGCACTAGGCTTTTTTGGTGCTTACTATGAAGACCACATCCAACCAGTGACTGGCAGCTATGCTGACTGGGTCTCTGATGTCAGAGGGTCCATGTGGGAGAAGATCCAGACAGCCGTTGACAACTACATGCCATTTAGAGCAACAAATGCCACTGATCCACAATCTAAAAACTAA